The Aspergillus fumigatus Af293 chromosome 3, whole genome shotgun sequence region CAACTCTAGGACAGTGCATGTCTGTCGCATCCATGAGTGCATCGCTTCCTCCCACGCCTCCATCAAGAGCTTTGACAGATAATGAGTGGAGATTCAAGACCATTACACTACCCTGTGAGTGGGTGGAAGATTATCGCCCCGGTGGTTACCATCCGGTCGTTCTGGGTGATGTCTTCAACGACGGCCAGTTTAAGGTTATTCGGAAGCTTGGTGAAGGCTCCTACTCAACTGTTTGGCTCGCCCGTGATTTGAAGTAAGTTCGGTCATCTTTCGTGCTGGGTGCTGGCGATTATGTGGACTATCGTTACTTACTCCCTCCAAGAAACTGTAGATATGTTGCCCTGAAGATTCCTGTGTCGGAAATCTCGGGAGTAACAGCTGAGCTACGAATTATACGTCACCTCACCGAAATTGCCCCAGCCGAAGCGGCCCGGCATGTCACTCGTCTGTTAGGCGAGTTTGAACATCGCGGTCCTAATGGTCTCCACAGATGCTTGGTATTTGAGCCCATGGGCCCGAGTGTGAACACTATGGTAGAGGAGTTGCCGCAGTTCAAGCCTCGCAGGCGAGGAATGAAGGTCCGCTATCCGCTTCGGATGGCAAAGAGCATCCTCAAGCAATCGTTGCAGGCTCTTGCATTTCTTCACGAACATGGCATCGCCCATGGAGacttccagccagggaacatTCTCTTCACTCTTAATGATATCGACTCCACGGCGGAGGACTCGCTCCGacaggaggaagatgttcaAGCCCGGTCAATCTCCCCTCCGGTACAGAGGCTAGACAATAAGCAGGATAGATGGGCTCCCCCATACCTTTGCGTTTCGCAGCCGCTGGTGCCCTTTACCAGCTACGCAGAAGGCCTTAAGGTCAAATTATCCGATATGGGTGGCGGTGAGTACATATTGTTCGTTTCAAGTATCTGCGTTCCTATCTGACAAATATCAAAACTCACATCTTCCTATCTGGGATAGCTTTTTTCTTTACGGACCCTCCACAAAAACCCGTTACTCCACTGGGTCTTCGACTCCCCGAATTGATTCTTACCGGAGCCGTTGATAATAGTATCGATGTCTGGTGTTTCGGTTGCCTTGTCTTTGAACTTATCACCGGACAGCCGCTTTTCTGTATACCGGGGTCCGAGTATGAAAATGACGatcatcttctctctctcactGCCCGGCTTGGTGCCCTTCCCGACGAGCTTTTCAGGCACTGGGAGACTTCGTCACTCTACTTTACACCCGAGAAGCAGCTTTTTAATTGTCAGCTTGGAGGAGTCGCTCCAGGAGAGAAACCGCTTATGGTGGAGCAGCTGTCTATGGAGGCGCTGTTCGATATGACAGAGCCCAatctcgacgaagacgaagcccAAAAAGTGAAGACGTTCATTCGGTGGATTTTGCAATACGATCCCGTGAAACGCCCATCGCCTGCGAGAATCTTGTCTGAGCCATGGTTCCGCGAGATTGACGTTAACAGCGGCTAGACCAAGGCTCTTATTGACAATTGTCCTGTTGTGCTTAGATTGTATCACCCCCCCAAACGCACCCTGTGTCTAGTTGCCGGCGAAAAGTATACTGACATGATGACAATCGGTGGCCAAAGCTGTCTGTCATGGAATGATAACAAACAAGAGGTCATCGGCCAATTGTACAAGATTATCGAGCAGGCCTTTTGACCTCCACAGGAAGCGAGAGAAAGGCCCCGAGGCtcagaagaggatgagggaTGAATCTTGGCGCCGCTGGGATGACGATAAGAGCACGGACGAAGATGGCCGTGGTGAGAGTAATGAAAACCCTTGGCCATGGTGAGGACGGTGCAGAGTCCTAGAGAGTGGTAAACACTGaaatgatgatcatgatgatcatgacagTGCAGGGAGCCAGAAGAGACGATAGAGTTGTTGACCATAACAGTACGATCAAGCACAATCAGTTTGCTGTTCGTGGTTCTCACATACCTTTACTCCTTCGACGTAGAGCTGGACTGGCTCTTGACGTGATGAAGTTCTCATTATGCAGTGTGGACTAACCATATGTCTGCACATAATCTATATCTGTGTCATTATATCGGTTTATATGTTTCCCAATCGTCGTCACTAGTTGCTTCGTAAGGACGTGAGCCAACCATGGTCGAATATGAGGCAgccaagggcaaggaagTCGGTCTGTCATGGTCGATGCGAGTTGGGAGATATCCTATATTGATCTTCTATAACAAAGGGAGACAGACTACCGATGTCTGAGCTTGAAAAGTGCCAACCCAAGTGAGAATATTTGTAACGTGGACGTCCCTAACTCTTCTCCTAATTTCAATATAAATATCTGGTCAATGTGCAAAAGCTTGGTCGCCGTCACTGAACATCTGTACTTCGTCCCTAGTCAACCAGCAACATACGAGCTGcattccttccattctgcAGAGTTGCGATAAAAATGACAAGAAAACAGTCCTTTGGTACTCTGCCGATTGTTGGATAGCGGTCGACCACCTTGGCTCGTGAAAGACACGCGTTCCATTCCCATTTCTCACCCGTCAGAGAAATCGAGGTAAAGAGTTTTCCATCAACAAAGACTTCCAGTGAAGCAATGCCGACAGTAGGTTCGCTGGACTGCATCGTTCCCTTTACTGAAACTTCTCGGCGAACTTCGTG contains the following coding sequences:
- a CDS encoding serine/threonine-protein kinase, producing MMNKVHRQCMSVASMSASLPPTPPSRALTDNEWRFKTITLPCEWVEDYRPGGYHPVVLGDVFNDGQFKVIRKLGEGSYSTVWLARDLKNCRYVALKIPVSEISGVTAELRIIRHLTEIAPAEAARHVTRLLGEFEHRGPNGLHRCLVFEPMGPSVNTMVEELPQFKPRRRGMKVRYPLRMAKSILKQSLQALAFLHEHGIAHGDFQPGNILFTLNDIDSTAEDSLRQEEDVQARSISPPVQRLDNKQDRWAPPYLCVSQPLVPFTSYAEGLKVKLSDMGGAFFFTDPPQKPVTPLGLRLPELILTGAVDNSIDVWCFGCLVFELITGQPLFCIPGSEYENDDHLLSLTARLGALPDELFRHWETSSLYFTPEKQLFNCQLGGVAPGEKPLMVEQLSMEALFDMTEPNLDEDEAQKVKTFIRWILQYDPVKRPSPARILSEPWFREIDVNSG